From one Cydia strobilella chromosome 24, ilCydStro3.1, whole genome shotgun sequence genomic stretch:
- the LOC134752268 gene encoding phospholipid phosphatase 5, with translation MPLIRSASLNLLVEISVRIALLSAFCYMETMSPYVRVIQPADLESSLKYPRHESFVPGHMLWSIVLAVPCVLSIIAWAVCNDCNDALEFLLAWSLALGMNGVTTNMVKLIAGRPRPDFFYRCFPDGIETMDLQCTGDPDEIMEGRKSFPSGHSSLSFCSLGAGSLWLCGRVRALSWRRGGGGGGGGVGGGGAGGGGARLVLCAAPLALAACVALSRSCDYHHHWEDILVGSVLGYTTALICYRQYYNPLSSDLAGVPYIASNTELAQYVNGTDSPSKERDENTPLLKKVDKWI, from the exons ATGCCGCTTATACGTTCGGCGAGTTTAAATTTATTAGTTGAAATCAGTGTCCGTATCGCTTTACTTTCAGCTTTTTG TTACATGGAAACCATGTCACCCTACGTCCGCGTCATCCAGCCAGCAGACCTGGAGTCCTCACTAAAGTACCCGCGACACGAGTCCTTCGTCCCAGGACATATGCTGTGGTCTATAGTGTTGGCGGTGCCTTGTGTGCTGTCCATTATAGCGTGGGCTGTGTGCAATGATTGCAATGATGCCTTAGAG tTCCTTCTGGCCTGGTCTCTTGCTCTGGGCATGAATGGGGTCACCACGAACATGGTTAAACTAATAGCAG GCCGACCGCGTCCGGACTTTTTCTACCGCTGCTTTCCGGACGGTATCGAGACCATGGACTTGCAGTGTACCGGCGACCCGGACGAGATCATGGAAGGACGGAAATCTTTCCCAAGCGGACATAGTAGCT TATCATTCTGCTCACTTGGCGCGGGCAGCCTGTGGCTATGCGGGCGCGTGCGCGCGCTGTcctggcggcgcggcgggggcgggggcgggggcggggtcggcggcgggggcgcgggcggcgggggCGCGCGGCTGGTGCTGTGCGCGGCGCCGCTCGCGCTGGCCGCCTGCGTGGCGCTCAGTCGCAGCTGCGATTATCATCATCACTGGGAAG ATATCCTAGTCGGCTCAGTTCTCGGCTACACAACAGCACTCATCTGCTACCGTCAGTACTACAACCCGCTGTCATCAGACCTCGCAGGAGTCCCATACATAGCGTCCAACACCGAACTAGCGCAATACGTGAACGGGACAGACAGCCCCAGTAAAGAGCGAGACGAAAACACACCGCTGCTGAAAAAGGTAGACAAATGGATATAG